In Solanum stenotomum isolate F172 chromosome 6, ASM1918654v1, whole genome shotgun sequence, one DNA window encodes the following:
- the LOC125868362 gene encoding nicotinamide adenine dinucleotide transporter 1, chloroplastic, translated as MATAGAGDLKSVRGIICEAGAGASAGAIAATFMCPLDVIKTRLQVHGLPQVSQSGRQGSVIVTSLQNILRTEGFRGLYRGLSPTLTALLPNWAVYFTVYRHLKDSLHSHVDSSGQLTIGANMLAAAGAGAATSITTNPLWVVKTRLQTQGMREGVVPYKGILSALIRITHEEGIRGLYSGLLPSLAGISHVAIQFPAYEKLKSYLAKRANKHTNELNPGEVAIASSMAKVVASVMTYPHEVVRSKLQEQGQVRNSEKAYNGVVDCVKKMFKQERLTAFYRGCGTNLLRTTPSAVITFTSYEMIHRILQRAILPEEDSEPNPRRKSLKVAEEHGDNDEKFQQSESTSNKRTPLIPLSNSDNLTARH; from the exons ATGGCCACCGCCGGTGCCGGCGATCTTAAGAGTGTTAGAGGTATCATTTGTGAAGCTGGTGCTGGTGCTTCTGCAG GTGCTATTGCTGCTACATTTATGTGTCCATTGGATGTTATTAAGACAAGACTGCAAGTACATGGTCTACCTCAGGTTTCTCAATCTGGTCGTCAAG GTAGTGTCATTGTCACCAGCTTACAAAATATACTAAGGACAGAAGGTTTCAGGGGACTTTATCGAGGCCTTTCACCAACATTGACAGCTCTTCTTCCGAACTGGGCG GTGTACTTTACAGTTTATCGACATCTCAAGGATTCGTTACATTCACATG TGGATAGCAGTGGGCAGCTTACAATTGGTGCAAACATGCTTGCAGCTGCGGGAGCGGGGGCTGCAACATCCATTACAACAAATCCATTGTGGGTTGTTAAGACCCGGCTCCAA ACACAGGGAATGAGGGAGGGTGTAGTTCCTTATAAAGGTATATTGTCTGCTTTAATACGAATAACACATGAAGAAGGGATCCGCGGATTGTACAG TGGCCTCTTGCCGTCATTGGCTGGGATTAGTCATGTTGCTATCCAATTTCCAGCATATGAAAAGCTGAAATCATACTTAGCAAAAAGGG CCAATAAGCATACCAATGAACTGAACCCTGGTGAAGTAGCAATTGCCTCTTCGATGGCAAAAGTAGTTGCCTCTGTAATGACTTATCCACATGAG GTCGTGCGTTCTAAACTTCAAGAACAAGGGCAAGTAAGAAACTCAGAGAAAGCATATAATGGGGTTGTTGATTGTGTAAAAAAGATGTTCAAACAGGAACGTCTGACCGCATTCTACCGGGGTTGTGGAACCAATCTTCTAAGGACCACACCCTCTGCTGTTATTACATTTACCAGTTATGAAATGATCCACAGAATACTTCAACGAGCTATACTTCCAGAAGAGGATTCAGAACCAAATCCTAGACGTAAATCCCTTAAGGTAGCCGAAGAACATGGAGACAATGACGAAAAATTCCAACAATCAGAAAGCACATCGAATAAGAGAACTCCTTTAATTCCATTGAGTAACTCTGATAATCTAACTGCTAGACATTGA